The DNA segment CTACTTCAAGACATTCATAGCGTTTTACAAGCTTTTTCCCACGTTTGAAAATCCTCCCATTATACAGCCTAAAATGTGCTCCAAAAGGTATTTCAAATATATAGTTTTTATCGTTTGGTGGATCAAATTGTTTTAACGCTATAGATAATTTTGCATCTGTATCACTGCTTGCTCTCGGGTTCTTAAAGTGATTGGCCAACAGCGGTAACAATTGATTAGGAAAGACTTCTGGACGGATAAACGGCAGCATTAATTGCTGAAATGTTCGCTTCCACTCCACTCCATGTGGTTTAATGGTCCTTCCGTATTTTTGGAAAGCTACCAA comes from the Marixanthomonas ophiurae genome and includes:
- a CDS encoding SprT-like domain-containing protein gives rise to the protein MQQVLEKYIPKTSVTPVFELIKANNVHLKIVNERVTRHGDYRKMPTGQHQITVNANLNTYRFLITLVHEIAHLVAFQKYGRTIKPHGVEWKRTFQQLMLPFIRPEVFPNQLLPLLANHFKNPRASSDTDAKLSIALKQFDPPNDKNYIFEIPFGAHFRLYNGRIFKRGKKLVKRYECLEVATGRMYLFNPNAEVEFLK